The following proteins are co-located in the Sporosarcina pasteurii genome:
- the fdhD gene encoding formate dehydrogenase accessory sulfurtransferase FdhD, translated as MKQVNKRKVHRFSNGHFKQIEDIIAVEYPITIKINGKEFITIVCTPEYIEDMVVGFLASEKVIGKYEDIQKIWVQKDLGFVHIETSKVFPYYEQLHSKRYITSCCGMSRQGFVFANDALTAKQMTKTNVTLTPKECFYLMKEMEKTADVFHHTGGVHNAALCNQKGVVLARMDIGRHNALDKIYGYCLRNNISVHDKVIVFSGRISSEILLKVAKIGCEIVLSKSAPTELALELAEELGITTVGFLRNESFNVYTHPERIVSNQ; from the coding sequence ATGAAACAAGTCAATAAACGAAAAGTTCACCGTTTTTCAAACGGCCATTTCAAGCAAATTGAAGATATCATTGCGGTTGAATACCCAATCACAATAAAAATTAACGGCAAAGAATTTATCACAATCGTCTGCACCCCTGAGTATATTGAAGACATGGTTGTTGGTTTTTTAGCATCTGAAAAAGTCATTGGCAAATATGAGGATATACAAAAGATTTGGGTGCAAAAGGACTTAGGTTTTGTCCATATCGAAACGAGTAAGGTGTTTCCATATTACGAACAATTGCATAGCAAAAGATACATCACCTCTTGCTGTGGCATGAGCCGTCAAGGATTTGTGTTTGCGAACGATGCGTTAACTGCCAAACAAATGACCAAGACGAATGTGACATTAACGCCTAAAGAATGCTTTTATTTAATGAAAGAAATGGAGAAAACAGCAGATGTTTTTCATCATACAGGCGGTGTCCATAATGCCGCTTTATGTAACCAAAAAGGCGTTGTGCTGGCAAGAATGGATATCGGCCGGCATAACGCATTAGATAAAATTTATGGATACTGTTTAAGAAATAACATCTCCGTACACGACAAAGTCATTGTGTTCAGCGGCCGTATTTCTTCAGAGATTTTATTGAAAGTCGCAAAAATCGGCTGTGAAATTGTTCTTTCAAAATCGGCGCCTACGGAACTTGCGTTGGAACTTGCGGAAGAACTTGGGATTACGACGGTTGGGTTTCTTCGGAATGAGTCGTTTAATGTGTATACACACCCGGAAAGAATCGTTTCAAATCAATAA
- the lhgO gene encoding L-2-hydroxyglutarate oxidase — MYDFLIVGGGIVGLSTGMALYDRFPNAKVVVLEKEAEIATHQTGHNSGVIHSGIYYKPGSFKAEFARKGSRTMTEFCEKHEIEHDICGKVIVATTKEELPLLDNLYKRGLENKLDIQKIGVDELKEIEPHVSGLGAIQVPQAGIVNYKQVSQKFAEIIVANGGEIKLNAKVENINEENDYVIIETKNETFKARTVINCAGLHSDRVAQAAGYQTNMQIVPFRGEYYNLVPEKRHLVKHLIYPVPNPKFPFLGVHFTRMIGGEVDAGPNAVLSFKREGYKKTDFSAKDLAEVLRFKGFWLLANKFMKEGMEEYARSFSKKRFTKSLQQLIPEIKEEDLIPAPAGVRAQALSADGTMVDDFHIIMGKNTIHVCNAPSPAATASIEIGKEIVRRISGASHLLERETGIKEEVYV; from the coding sequence ATGTATGACTTTTTAATAGTTGGAGGAGGAATCGTTGGACTTTCAACTGGGATGGCTTTATATGATCGATTTCCAAATGCCAAAGTAGTCGTATTGGAAAAGGAAGCGGAGATTGCAACACATCAGACAGGGCATAATAGTGGGGTGATTCATTCTGGTATTTATTATAAACCTGGAAGTTTTAAAGCGGAATTTGCAAGAAAAGGCAGCAGAACGATGACGGAATTTTGTGAGAAGCATGAAATTGAACATGATATTTGTGGTAAAGTAATCGTGGCTACGACAAAAGAAGAACTTCCTTTATTAGATAATTTATACAAAAGAGGGCTTGAAAATAAACTAGATATCCAAAAAATCGGCGTAGATGAATTAAAAGAAATAGAGCCTCATGTTAGTGGGTTAGGTGCGATTCAGGTACCTCAAGCTGGCATCGTTAACTATAAGCAGGTTAGTCAGAAATTTGCAGAAATTATCGTAGCCAATGGCGGGGAAATTAAGCTGAATGCCAAGGTTGAGAATATCAATGAAGAAAATGATTATGTGATTATTGAAACGAAAAACGAGACATTTAAGGCAAGGACAGTCATTAACTGTGCCGGTTTACATAGTGATCGTGTAGCACAAGCCGCAGGATATCAAACAAATATGCAAATTGTTCCATTCAGGGGAGAGTACTATAATTTAGTTCCCGAAAAAAGACATTTGGTTAAACATTTAATTTATCCTGTACCTAATCCCAAATTCCCGTTTCTAGGTGTTCATTTTACAAGAATGATTGGCGGAGAAGTGGATGCTGGACCGAATGCTGTATTAAGCTTTAAACGTGAAGGGTATAAGAAAACTGATTTTAGTGCAAAAGACCTTGCCGAAGTGCTGAGGTTCAAAGGATTTTGGCTGCTTGCCAATAAATTTATGAAAGAAGGAATGGAGGAATACGCACGTTCTTTCAGCAAAAAAAGATTTACGAAGAGTTTACAACAGCTCATTCCAGAAATAAAGGAAGAAGATTTAATACCGGCGCCTGCAGGAGTTAGAGCACAAGCATTAAGTGCAGATGGGACGATGGTGGATGATTTTCATATTATTATGGGGAAAAATACAATTCATGTGTGCAATGCACCATCACCTGCAGCTACCGCTTCAATTGAAATAGGTAAGGAAATTGTTCGAAGAATTTCCGGAGCTTCACATCTATTGGAAAGAGAGACCGGAATTAAGGAGGAAGTTTATGTTTAA
- a CDS encoding staygreen family protein, producing the protein MRKFNPDRLAVEYRNGVTATEPIIPRKHTLTHSDFTGELFLTIGTQVAWDKVNSDLRDEVIGEWKMCGNFLYYNVYLYIDNKEHDLNAAISRNEIFRRELPLALTAIRYGDRFLFDLYPKLDDVIIIVNFMSIYPQICKRESWGTFSNYSL; encoded by the coding sequence ATGAGGAAGTTTAATCCAGATAGACTCGCTGTTGAATACAGGAATGGGGTAACAGCTACAGAACCAATCATTCCAAGAAAACATACATTAACTCACTCTGATTTCACTGGAGAACTATTCCTAACAATTGGAACACAAGTTGCTTGGGACAAAGTTAATAGTGACTTGAGAGACGAAGTCATAGGCGAATGGAAAATGTGTGGAAATTTCTTGTACTACAATGTATATCTCTATATAGATAATAAAGAGCATGACTTAAATGCAGCAATCAGTCGGAATGAAATTTTCCGAAGAGAGCTACCCCTTGCATTAACAGCTATTCGATACGGAGATAGATTTCTATTTGATCTATACCCTAAACTAGATGATGTAATCATCATCGTAAACTTTATGTCTATTTATCCTCAAATTTGTAAACGAGAAAGTTGGGGAACATTCAGCAATTACTCCCTATAG
- a CDS encoding amidase has translation MSKNLIDLAVEELAPLLENKSISPVELTKEVIEHADHTEPQINAYMDIYREDAEKSAKEAEKEILNGKYRGMYHGIPMALKDNLYFKDKVTTMSSKIHKDFVSNYDATVVAKLREAGAVFTGKLSMHEYAWGITNNNPHYGAVRNPWDLDKIPGGSSGGSGAAVAAGSSVASLGTDTAGSIRIPASACGIVGLKPTHGLVSKYGCYPLAWSLDHIGPMTKTVKDAAGLLEVIAGYDKNDPTSANVPKENYLSKITGDVKDLVIGVNEDFFFNEVDSDIDKLVRAGIQSLVDQGAKVETVKIPTLQYAEWAELVTSLSEASAIHDTDLKKRPEDFGDDIRMLFELGQLPSAVDYLQAQQVRRQLKQDFQKAFEKVDVLISPTLPVAPNTIGEDLVDLNGKQVDLIDNIIRFTGPANLTGIPGLSVPCGFKGNLPIGLQIMGPAFSEALLLNTGYALEQTNPLQGKKPNLLIRA, from the coding sequence TTGAGTAAAAACTTAATTGACCTAGCTGTTGAAGAACTTGCACCATTATTAGAGAATAAATCCATTTCCCCTGTGGAATTAACAAAAGAAGTTATAGAGCATGCAGATCACACTGAACCTCAAATTAATGCCTATATGGACATTTACCGTGAAGATGCTGAGAAATCTGCAAAAGAAGCTGAAAAAGAGATTTTAAACGGCAAGTATCGCGGCATGTACCACGGAATTCCAATGGCTTTAAAAGATAACTTATATTTCAAAGACAAAGTCACAACAATGTCTTCTAAAATTCATAAGGATTTCGTATCCAACTACGATGCCACTGTTGTTGCAAAACTGAGAGAAGCGGGCGCCGTATTTACCGGTAAACTAAGCATGCATGAATACGCATGGGGCATCACGAATAATAATCCACATTACGGAGCTGTACGAAACCCTTGGGATCTCGATAAAATTCCAGGCGGTTCAAGCGGTGGTTCTGGAGCGGCAGTTGCAGCAGGTTCCAGTGTCGCGTCCCTCGGAACAGATACAGCCGGATCCATCCGCATTCCAGCATCTGCTTGCGGGATTGTCGGATTAAAACCTACACATGGACTCGTAAGTAAATATGGCTGTTATCCGCTTGCTTGGTCATTAGATCATATCGGTCCAATGACGAAAACGGTTAAGGATGCCGCTGGTTTACTAGAAGTCATTGCAGGGTACGATAAAAATGACCCTACTTCAGCGAACGTTCCTAAAGAGAATTATCTCTCGAAAATCACTGGTGACGTAAAAGATTTAGTTATTGGTGTGAATGAAGACTTCTTCTTTAACGAAGTAGACTCTGATATTGATAAACTTGTTCGCGCTGGCATTCAAAGTCTTGTTGATCAAGGTGCAAAAGTTGAGACTGTGAAAATCCCAACATTGCAATATGCTGAGTGGGCCGAGCTCGTCACTTCCTTATCAGAAGCCTCTGCAATTCATGACACCGATTTAAAGAAACGCCCTGAGGACTTCGGCGATGACATTCGCATGCTTTTCGAATTAGGACAACTTCCATCTGCTGTGGATTACTTACAAGCCCAACAAGTCAGAAGGCAGTTAAAGCAAGACTTCCAAAAGGCATTTGAAAAAGTAGACGTGCTTATCTCCCCTACTTTACCAGTTGCGCCGAATACAATCGGAGAAGATCTTGTAGACTTAAACGGCAAGCAAGTAGACTTAATTGATAACATCATTCGCTTCACAGGACCTGCAAACTTAACAGGTATTCCTGGTCTATCTGTGCCGTGCGGTTTCAAAGGTAACTTGCCAATTGGCTTACAAATCATGGGACCAGCATTCAGTGAAGCTTTACTGTTAAATACTGGATACGCACTCGAGCAGACGAATCCATTGCAAGGTAAAAAGCCTAATTTACTAATTAGAGCTTAA
- a CDS encoding DUF3870 domain-containing protein has product MFNGKTMFIAGHARLPQGMAAKNVFDSLTITAEVDIKYGVIIEASCTLATDQGRDFIGELLKGFSLNEGVAEASECIQNYYKGKATKTLVAALKDLEQHYQQLK; this is encoded by the coding sequence ATGTTTAACGGAAAAACTATGTTTATAGCAGGTCACGCGAGATTACCGCAAGGAATGGCGGCTAAAAATGTATTTGACAGTTTAACGATTACTGCAGAAGTAGATATCAAGTACGGTGTCATTATAGAAGCTTCTTGCACATTAGCTACAGACCAAGGAAGAGATTTTATTGGGGAATTGCTGAAGGGATTTAGTTTAAATGAAGGGGTAGCTGAGGCCTCCGAGTGCATTCAAAATTACTACAAAGGAAAAGCTACTAAAACACTTGTCGCCGCTTTAAAAGATTTAGAGCAACACTATCAGCAATTGAAATAA
- a CDS encoding DUF1641 domain-containing protein, translating into MAKPITSIKEHKQTPEEIQQEKLVELQSLLTEQDEAINKILEITGEINDAGILDAVQAMVKAKDQIAGIAVNQVSREPVTNLIKHVMNASAGLSAIDPEVSAKLLKSLQSGLDEAELYNGNNDSISAFDVIRSLNDPDVNRAVKFGLNFLKGMGKGLE; encoded by the coding sequence ATGGCGAAACCGATTACTTCTATTAAAGAGCACAAACAAACGCCAGAAGAAATTCAGCAAGAGAAACTAGTAGAACTTCAGTCATTACTCACCGAACAGGACGAGGCAATTAATAAAATACTTGAAATTACCGGAGAAATAAACGATGCAGGAATACTCGATGCGGTACAGGCAATGGTGAAAGCAAAAGATCAAATCGCTGGTATTGCGGTTAATCAAGTGTCTCGCGAGCCCGTGACAAACTTGATCAAACATGTCATGAATGCATCAGCAGGGCTTTCGGCGATTGATCCGGAAGTCTCTGCAAAACTCTTGAAAAGTTTACAGAGCGGACTGGATGAAGCAGAACTTTACAATGGAAATAACGATTCGATTAGTGCATTTGACGTAATCAGATCATTAAATGATCCAGATGTTAACCGTGCAGTTAAATTTGGTTTGAATTTCTTGAAGGGCATGGGGAAGGGATTGGAATAG
- the glaH gene encoding glutarate dioxygenase GlaH, producing MKIVEKASKSFETKTDKYEVNVHPQSDRLYHITIEKEAIINFLDRIRQDDQSVQRLEYTPLERRIVAAYLLEELGEEFGDILTGIIHDRETGGFTVGLEGVTKDTDEYVIFSTAISHILGTPNFDAMSGKYYARFVVKDTDDSDSYLRQAYRLFTMHTDGTFVDEPTDWLIMQKMFEENAVGGESRLLHLDDWAELETYANHPLASYKFQYKAPSSKNVDQEVHRATFFKQNDKPCICFIDQFVYPETIEQAQYLRGLSESMENDSSVLELTLPVGDLVALNNLFWLHGRAAFEKNKDLNRELLRQRGFFNE from the coding sequence ATGAAAATTGTAGAAAAAGCGAGTAAGTCATTCGAAACTAAAACAGATAAATATGAAGTGAACGTACATCCTCAATCAGATCGGCTTTATCATATTACGATTGAAAAAGAGGCAATCATCAACTTTTTAGACAGAATCCGCCAGGACGATCAATCAGTCCAAAGGCTAGAGTATACGCCGCTTGAAAGGCGCATTGTTGCGGCATATCTTTTAGAAGAATTGGGTGAAGAGTTTGGCGACATTTTAACTGGAATTATCCATGACAGAGAGACCGGCGGCTTCACTGTTGGTTTAGAAGGCGTAACGAAGGATACTGATGAATATGTCATTTTCTCAACAGCTATCTCCCATATTTTAGGAACACCAAATTTCGATGCAATGTCAGGAAAATACTACGCACGTTTCGTTGTGAAAGATACTGACGATAGTGATTCATACTTACGTCAAGCATATCGTCTATTCACAATGCATACAGATGGAACGTTTGTTGATGAGCCGACGGATTGGTTAATCATGCAAAAAATGTTTGAGGAAAATGCAGTTGGCGGAGAATCACGTTTATTGCATTTAGATGATTGGGCTGAATTAGAGACTTACGCCAACCATCCGCTTGCGAGCTACAAATTCCAGTATAAGGCACCGAGCAGTAAAAATGTTGACCAAGAAGTGCACCGTGCGACATTCTTTAAGCAAAATGATAAGCCTTGTATTTGCTTCATCGACCAATTCGTATACCCTGAAACAATTGAACAAGCACAATATTTAAGAGGATTATCAGAATCAATGGAGAACGACAGTAGCGTGTTGGAGCTTACATTACCGGTAGGTGATTTAGTAGCATTGAACAACTTATTCTGGTTGCACGGCAGAGCGGCATTCGAAAAAAATAAAGATCTAAATCGTGAATTGCTTCGCCAGAGAGGATTTTTTAACGAATAA
- the fdhF gene encoding formate dehydrogenase subunit alpha produces the protein MSIKLNESNYEFQDGMTILQVINEHNIEHPQICYLPEVDPIETCDTCIVEVDGELVRACSTKAVKGMTVSLSSARAKEAQTEAMDRILENHLLYCTVCDNNNGNCKIHNTVHMMEVEHQKYPYEPKCTEDSVDFTHPFYRYDPNQCIACGQCVEVCQNLQVNETLTMDWERDRPIVLWDGGAKINDSSCVGCGHCVTVCPCNALMEKSMLGEAGFMTGMKEDILTPMIDLVKEIEPSYSGIMAVSEAEATMRETRTKKTKTVCTFCGVGCSFEVWTKDRKILKIQPVSEAPVNAISTCVKGKFGWDFVNSEKRITTPLIRKDDEFVEASWDEALDLVAKNLGDIHKRHGEDSVGIISSSKITNEENYVIQKLARQVFETNNVDNCSRYCQSPATDGLFRTVGMGGDAGTIKDIAEAGLVIIVGANPAEGHPVLATRVKRAHKLHGQKLIVADLRKHEMAERADLFMRPKQGTDQVWLMAVTKYMIDNGWHDERFIKENIHSFDEFKEILEKYTLDYAEKITGVSKAMLIQTAETIRDADGTCILWGMGVTQNTGGSDTSAAISNLLLTTGNYRRPGAGAYPLRGHNNVQGACDMGTLPGWLPGYQHVTDDEARQKFEKAYGVKIDNKPGLDNIQMLEAVNDDIMKAMYIIGEDMALVDSNANYVHDMLSKLDFLVVQDIFFSRTARYADVILPAVPSLEKDGTFTNTERRVQRLYKALPELGQGKADWWIVQEVANRLGANWNYTHPSEIFAEMASLSPLFSQADYSVLEGWNSFLWGSLDGSSTPLLYTEGFNFPDKKARFALSHWVEPVKFSEEFDLHINNGRILEHFHEGNLTNKSDGIQSKVPEIFVEVSPELAKERGVMSGSIVRLTSPYGSLRLPALVTDRVQGNELFLPMNSVEKKSAINFLTGPAVDERTNTPAFKQTMVRMEVLQKDGENPLPKSNHRNKKRNPTTGIEVERKWRRPGYVHLTTEKGR, from the coding sequence ATGTCAATCAAGCTAAATGAATCAAATTATGAATTTCAAGACGGCATGACGATACTACAAGTAATCAATGAGCATAACATTGAACATCCGCAAATTTGTTATTTGCCGGAAGTAGATCCCATCGAAACTTGTGATACATGTATTGTTGAAGTGGATGGGGAGCTAGTGCGCGCTTGTTCAACGAAAGCAGTCAAAGGAATGACCGTCTCTCTTTCATCTGCGCGTGCCAAGGAAGCGCAGACGGAAGCAATGGATCGAATTCTTGAAAACCATTTGCTGTACTGTACGGTCTGTGACAATAACAATGGGAACTGTAAAATTCATAATACTGTACATATGATGGAAGTTGAACATCAAAAATATCCATATGAGCCAAAATGTACTGAAGACAGTGTTGATTTTACGCACCCATTTTATCGCTATGATCCAAACCAATGTATTGCTTGCGGGCAATGTGTGGAGGTTTGTCAGAACTTACAAGTAAATGAGACGTTGACGATGGATTGGGAGAGGGATCGTCCGATTGTTTTGTGGGATGGTGGCGCAAAGATTAATGATTCGTCATGTGTCGGCTGCGGGCATTGTGTGACCGTCTGTCCATGTAATGCATTAATGGAAAAATCGATGCTTGGTGAAGCCGGATTTATGACGGGCATGAAAGAAGACATACTCACGCCGATGATTGATTTAGTGAAAGAGATTGAACCTAGCTACAGCGGGATTATGGCGGTGTCTGAGGCGGAAGCAACCATGCGTGAAACGAGAACGAAAAAGACGAAAACGGTTTGTACGTTTTGTGGTGTTGGCTGTTCATTTGAAGTGTGGACGAAAGACCGTAAGATTTTGAAAATCCAACCGGTTTCTGAGGCACCAGTTAATGCCATTTCAACTTGTGTGAAAGGAAAGTTTGGCTGGGATTTTGTGAATAGTGAAAAGCGGATTACAACGCCACTTATCCGAAAAGATGATGAATTCGTTGAAGCATCTTGGGATGAAGCGCTGGACCTCGTTGCCAAGAATCTTGGGGACATTCATAAGAGACACGGTGAAGATTCAGTCGGCATTATTTCTTCCTCAAAGATTACGAACGAAGAAAACTATGTCATTCAAAAGCTTGCACGACAAGTGTTTGAAACAAATAACGTAGATAATTGTTCCCGATACTGTCAGTCTCCAGCTACTGACGGACTCTTTCGAACAGTCGGCATGGGGGGAGACGCCGGAACGATTAAAGATATTGCTGAAGCTGGACTTGTCATCATCGTAGGCGCAAACCCTGCTGAAGGACATCCTGTTCTTGCAACACGTGTGAAGCGTGCGCATAAATTGCACGGTCAAAAATTGATTGTTGCTGATCTTAGAAAACATGAAATGGCAGAGCGTGCGGATTTATTTATGAGACCGAAACAGGGCACTGACCAAGTATGGTTAATGGCCGTAACGAAATATATGATAGACAATGGTTGGCATGATGAACGATTTATTAAAGAGAATATTCATTCATTTGATGAATTTAAAGAAATCCTTGAAAAGTATACGTTGGACTATGCTGAAAAAATAACTGGTGTATCGAAAGCAATGCTTATTCAAACAGCGGAAACGATTCGTGATGCGGATGGTACATGTATTCTTTGGGGCATGGGTGTCACGCAAAATACAGGTGGTTCGGATACTTCTGCCGCCATTTCTAACTTGCTTCTTACGACAGGGAACTATCGCCGTCCGGGTGCGGGGGCCTATCCATTACGCGGACATAATAATGTACAAGGCGCCTGTGATATGGGAACGCTGCCGGGTTGGTTGCCGGGGTATCAGCATGTGACGGATGACGAAGCAAGACAGAAGTTTGAAAAAGCGTACGGTGTGAAAATTGACAATAAACCTGGACTTGACAATATCCAAATGCTAGAAGCAGTTAACGATGACATTATGAAAGCGATGTACATCATCGGTGAAGATATGGCACTTGTTGATTCCAACGCCAACTATGTCCACGATATGTTATCTAAGCTGGATTTTCTCGTCGTTCAAGATATTTTCTTTTCAAGAACTGCAAGGTATGCGGATGTCATTTTACCAGCTGTTCCGTCACTCGAAAAGGATGGAACCTTTACGAATACGGAAAGACGTGTGCAGCGTTTATACAAAGCGCTTCCAGAATTAGGGCAAGGAAAAGCAGATTGGTGGATTGTACAAGAAGTTGCCAATCGACTCGGTGCAAATTGGAATTACACACATCCTAGCGAAATATTCGCGGAAATGGCAAGTTTATCTCCATTATTCAGTCAAGCTGATTACAGTGTATTAGAAGGCTGGAATAGCTTTTTATGGGGAAGTTTGGACGGGTCAAGTACACCGTTATTATATACAGAAGGATTTAATTTTCCAGATAAAAAAGCACGGTTTGCTTTATCTCATTGGGTGGAGCCTGTGAAGTTTTCGGAGGAGTTTGATTTACACATTAATAACGGCCGAATCCTTGAACATTTCCATGAAGGCAACTTAACGAATAAATCAGATGGCATTCAATCGAAAGTGCCAGAGATTTTTGTTGAAGTATCACCGGAACTGGCCAAAGAACGAGGCGTCATGAGCGGTTCTATCGTTCGGCTTACGTCTCCTTATGGTTCCCTAAGACTCCCCGCACTCGTCACGGACCGTGTGCAAGGGAATGAACTATTTCTTCCGATGAATTCAGTGGAGAAAAAGTCAGCCATTAACTTCCTAACAGGACCAGCAGTTGACGAGCGAACGAATACACCCGCATTTAAACAAACGATGGTTCGAATGGAAGTGCTCCAGAAAGACGGCGAGAATCCGTTGCCGAAGTCGAACCATCGCAATAAAAAGCGCAATCCAACAACGGGGATTGAGGTTGAGCGTAAATGGAGACGCCCGGGATATGTACATTTAACGACGGAAAAGGGAAGGTGA
- a CDS encoding APC family permease, which produces MEDQKLLKILGNKDVLALAFGAMIGWGWVVTAGLWISEAGSLGAIIAFLIGGLLVVFVGLTYAELASALPLAGGEMYYGFAAMGRLASFITTWAIILGYVSVIAFEAVALPTVFDYLIPGYGVGHMYTIAGWDVTLTWAAVGIVGSILISWINYRGMKLTSVIMGILTLLIAIAGVLLITGSSLAGNVENMKPLFGNGMSGLLIVLIMTPFMFVGFDVIPQAAEEINLPRKRIGQLLIFSVILAITWYLLIIFGVSRVLTPSEIAGSSLVTADAMAQAFGGSKMMGNVLVLGGIGGILTSWIGFYVGGSRAIYALAKAGMLPKFLAELHPKYKTPHNAILLIAVLTTAAPLFGRPALVWLVNAGGLALVVAWLMVSLSFIILRKQRPEMKRPFRVQGGTSIGWIALFMSIGIAILYMPGMPSALLWPYEWIIILVWSLLGFIFYKWSISKYGATNADVLMQQEVNRILHEEEQSEVQSVEKEFPEGEQIEKGIYN; this is translated from the coding sequence ATGGAAGATCAAAAGCTGTTAAAAATATTAGGGAATAAGGATGTTCTGGCACTTGCATTTGGTGCTATGATTGGCTGGGGATGGGTTGTTACTGCAGGTCTTTGGATTTCAGAGGCTGGTTCGCTTGGGGCAATTATTGCATTTCTAATTGGGGGATTGCTCGTTGTTTTTGTTGGATTAACTTATGCAGAATTAGCGTCTGCCTTGCCACTAGCGGGGGGAGAAATGTATTACGGCTTTGCTGCAATGGGAAGGTTGGCTTCTTTTATTACAACCTGGGCAATCATTCTTGGGTATGTTTCTGTTATAGCATTCGAAGCTGTTGCGCTCCCAACCGTTTTCGATTATCTCATCCCTGGATACGGAGTCGGTCATATGTATACAATTGCGGGCTGGGATGTAACGCTTACATGGGCCGCCGTTGGGATTGTTGGCTCGATTCTTATTTCTTGGATTAATTATCGCGGGATGAAATTGACGAGTGTCATTATGGGGATTTTAACGCTCTTAATTGCGATTGCCGGCGTTTTATTAATTACAGGGAGCTCATTGGCCGGAAATGTTGAGAATATGAAACCTTTATTTGGCAATGGCATGAGTGGGCTTTTAATTGTACTTATTATGACACCTTTCATGTTTGTTGGATTTGATGTCATTCCTCAAGCAGCGGAGGAAATTAATTTACCTCGTAAGCGGATTGGCCAGTTACTCATCTTTTCGGTTATCCTCGCGATTACTTGGTATCTATTAATTATTTTCGGTGTTTCACGGGTTTTGACGCCGTCAGAAATTGCTGGTTCTTCTTTGGTAACGGCCGATGCGATGGCACAGGCTTTCGGGGGCAGCAAAATGATGGGCAATGTGCTTGTGCTTGGCGGAATTGGTGGGATCTTAACAAGTTGGATTGGTTTTTATGTTGGTGGAAGCCGTGCCATCTACGCATTAGCAAAAGCAGGCATGCTACCGAAATTTTTAGCAGAACTTCATCCGAAGTATAAGACGCCACACAATGCAATTCTTTTAATCGCAGTTTTAACAACCGCAGCGCCTTTATTTGGAAGACCAGCACTCGTTTGGCTCGTTAATGCAGGCGGTCTCGCTTTAGTCGTTGCTTGGCTTATGGTATCACTTTCCTTCATTATTCTAAGGAAACAGCGTCCGGAAATGAAACGACCATTCCGCGTTCAAGGTGGCACGTCTATTGGATGGATTGCTTTGTTTATGTCTATCGGCATTGCAATTTTATATATGCCAGGCATGCCATCTGCACTGTTATGGCCGTATGAATGGATTATCATTCTCGTCTGGAGTTTACTAGGATTCATTTTTTATAAATGGTCGATCTCTAAGTATGGGGCTACAAATGCAGATGTATTAATGCAGCAAGAAGTGAATCGGATTCTTCATGAAGAAGAGCAATCTGAAGTTCAATCAGTGGAAAAAGAATTCCCTGAAGGAGAACAAATTGAGAAGGGGATATACAATTAA
- a CDS encoding GntR family transcriptional regulator, with translation MINDKSTIVSSVVKELRQAILDGMLKGGDRIIQEEWADKLKVSRMPIREALTQLEAIGLVKVIPHKGAIVNSFTKEDIEEVYTMRMMLEGLVVEKALPYISEVDKRLLEETLIEMENLEINEETNELYIQLNNEYHKLLRQKSPWVRLMKTVDNLGISPVAPSLLHEYYQQTQREHRLIYEAVCRGSASEVRSAVEYHVLRTKNNLLEYMEMID, from the coding sequence ATGATAAATGATAAGTCTACGATTGTCAGTTCAGTTGTCAAAGAATTAAGACAAGCAATTCTGGATGGTATGCTTAAAGGCGGAGACAGAATTATTCAAGAAGAATGGGCTGATAAGTTAAAGGTTAGCCGGATGCCGATTAGGGAGGCTTTAACTCAGCTTGAAGCGATAGGACTTGTAAAAGTTATTCCACATAAAGGTGCAATTGTTAATTCGTTTACGAAAGAAGATATTGAAGAAGTCTATACGATGAGAATGATGTTAGAAGGATTAGTCGTAGAAAAAGCACTTCCTTATATTAGTGAAGTAGATAAGAGATTACTCGAAGAAACTTTAATAGAAATGGAAAATTTAGAAATAAATGAGGAAACGAATGAACTTTATATCCAACTGAACAATGAATACCACAAATTATTACGACAGAAAAGTCCTTGGGTCAGGTTAATGAAGACTGTCGATAATCTAGGAATATCTCCAGTGGCACCAAGTTTATTACACGAATACTATCAACAAACCCAACGTGAGCACAGGCTTATCTATGAAGCGGTATGCCGAGGAAGTGCCTCTGAAGTACGTTCTGCGGTAGAGTACCATGTCTTGAGAACGAAAAACAACTTGTTAGAATACATGGAAATGATCGATTAA